From Streptomyces zhihengii, the proteins below share one genomic window:
- a CDS encoding thermonuclease family protein yields MPMLLIKGFYQIEGSQPDGDTVHFTADDPAEWGLVGGGGGRAVGHSATGRAKLRLDAVDALETHYGPGRVHQPLRFAHAARDELLSRLGFTDVQRRPDETVTATTPATVPGFVLTRGSDVHGRCVALAGAGTAPGTSGLEIDVDVATLRTTVNHQLIAQGFAYPTFYRSLFTGLRTEMAAAAVEARAAGRGLWESDVTTDGAKITGLDSLTEDVVILPKLFRRLVDHLRLGLPLACFPAFLAGVGDRYSVLSTGERRAGLQHVVETANGHTVRMTHPPEDLLFEDA; encoded by the coding sequence ATGCCCATGCTGCTCATCAAGGGCTTCTACCAGATCGAGGGATCGCAGCCGGACGGCGACACCGTCCACTTCACGGCGGACGACCCGGCCGAGTGGGGTCTGGTCGGCGGCGGGGGCGGCCGCGCGGTCGGGCACAGCGCGACCGGCCGCGCGAAGCTGCGCCTGGACGCGGTCGACGCGCTGGAGACGCACTACGGCCCCGGCCGCGTCCACCAGCCGCTGCGGTTCGCCCATGCCGCACGGGACGAACTGCTGAGCCGGCTCGGGTTCACCGATGTGCAACGCCGCCCTGACGAGACGGTGACCGCCACCACCCCCGCCACCGTGCCGGGCTTCGTCCTCACCCGGGGCTCCGACGTCCACGGCCGTTGCGTGGCCCTGGCCGGAGCCGGCACCGCGCCCGGCACCAGCGGGCTGGAGATCGACGTGGACGTGGCGACGCTGCGCACGACGGTGAACCACCAACTGATCGCGCAGGGGTTCGCCTACCCGACCTTCTACCGCAGCCTCTTCACCGGTCTGCGCACGGAGATGGCCGCCGCGGCCGTCGAGGCGCGGGCGGCCGGGCGGGGCCTGTGGGAGAGCGATGTGACCACGGACGGAGCGAAGATCACCGGCCTCGACTCGCTCACCGAGGACGTGGTGATCCTGCCCAAGCTGTTCCGCCGGCTGGTGGACCATCTGCGTCTCGGGCTGCCGCTCGCCTGCTTCCCCGCGTTCCTCGCCGGAGTCGGGGACCGGTACTCCGTGCTGTCCACGGGTGAGCGGCGCGCCGGTCTGCAGCACGTGGTGGAGACGGCGAACGGTCATACGGTGCGGATGACGCACCCGCCGGAGGACCTCCTCTTCGAGGACGCCTGA
- a CDS encoding DUF6232 family protein, which produces MRVGANLLWVGEAAYPLRNITRVHTFVLEPKRLEAFLGFLKWFAVTALSALVLAAASEDSSTGSGQTVLVLGGVVAIGLVVQLVKELAAPSQHVLEVETSGASTAMVTLPDPARLRRLLEALVHAIEHPEVEFQMRVERVLVNPKNYHFGDNVNMYGGINNTGVSK; this is translated from the coding sequence ATGCGCGTGGGCGCCAACCTGCTGTGGGTGGGCGAGGCGGCCTACCCGTTGCGCAACATCACCCGCGTCCACACCTTCGTCCTCGAACCGAAGCGTCTGGAGGCCTTCCTCGGCTTCCTCAAGTGGTTCGCGGTGACGGCGCTCTCGGCCCTGGTGCTCGCCGCCGCGAGCGAGGACTCCTCCACCGGGTCGGGCCAGACGGTGCTGGTGCTCGGCGGCGTCGTCGCGATCGGCCTCGTGGTGCAGCTGGTCAAGGAACTCGCCGCCCCGTCCCAGCACGTGCTGGAGGTGGAGACCTCCGGCGCCTCCACCGCCATGGTCACCCTGCCCGACCCGGCGCGGCTGCGCCGCCTGCTGGAGGCGCTCGTGCACGCCATCGAGCACCCGGAGGTCGAGTTCCAGATGCGGGTCGAGCGGGTGCTGGTGAATCCGAAGAACTACCACTTCGGCGACAACGTCAACATGTACGGCGGCATCAACAACACGGGGGTGAGCAAGTGA